The sequence below is a genomic window from Gossypium hirsutum isolate 1008001.06 chromosome A11, Gossypium_hirsutum_v2.1, whole genome shotgun sequence.
agaaggggcttagctgtttagtgaagaagaatcaactttcgggtttaaagaatgctacactgaagaattgtgctcattgtctagcaggaaagcagaaaagagtttcatttagaagccatcctcctcataagaaatcagagttgctagagttggtccattcagatgtttgtggtccgataaaagtaagatcacatgggggtgcactttactttgtgactttcattgatgattgttcaagaaagctatgggtttacactttgaagtctaaaaatcaagtctttgaggtgtttaaacagtttcaagcatcagttgaaagggaaactgggaaaaagttgaagtgcattcgtactgataatggtggcgagtacacagggtcgtttcatgagtattgtctgcgacagggaatcagacatcagagaacaccaccaaagactccacagttaaatgggttagctgaaagaatgaaccgaacattgattgagagagtcagatgtttgttgtcagatgcaaagttaccaagatcattttgggctgaagctttgaatacagtgacacatgtgataaatctgtctcctagtgttcctttgaaaggtgatgtgccagatagagtttggtttggtaaagacgtgtcatatgatcacctacgtgtgttcggttgtaaagcatttgttcatgttccaaaggatgaaagatccaagttggatgccaaggctcgacaatgcatttttattggttatggtctagatggtgagtttggttatagactctatgatccagttcagaagaaactcgtgagaagcagagatgttgtcttcattgaggatcagaccattgatgacgttgataagacggagaaagtggattcacaaggtagtggtgacttgatcgatgtgaatccggttcccctagactcttcaccagatcctatccaggatgatgtgcatggtgatgttagtggtgaccatcagactataggtgactttgatactcccatggatgatgttgtgaatgatcaacaacaagcacctatagctccaccagcagttccacttcgaaggtcttctagagatcgacgatcttctgtcaggtattctcctgatgaatatgttcttttgactgacgggggagaacctgaatgttatgaagaggctatggagagtgaatgcaaagatcagtgggttgaagcgatgaaaggcGAACTTCAATcattgcatgagaaccatacttttgaattggtgaaactgcctaagggcaaaagagctttgaagaatcggtgggtttacaggttgaagcaagaagagaagtcttcatctccacgatacaaagctagattggtcgtcaagggttatactcagaaaaagggggttgattttgaagaaatattttctccggttgtgaagatgtcctctatcagaactatactgagtttggcagcttgttatgacctagaggttgaacaaatggatgtgaaaactgcttttcttcatggtgacttggaagaagagctttacatggagcagccagagggttttgttgcacaagggaaagaggactatgtgtgcagattgaagaagagcttgtatggtttgaagcaagctccaaggcaatggtacaagaagtttgagtctgttttgggggagcaaggctacaagaagactacttctgatcattgtgtgtttgttaagagattctctggtgatgattttattattcttttgctctatgttgatgatatgcttattgttggtcagaatgcttctagaattgagaagttgaaacaagagttgagtaaatcctttgcaatgaaggatttggggccagcaaagcaaattcttggcataagactgacacgtgatagaaaggccaagaaattatggttatcacaagaaaggtacattgagaaagtacttcaaaggtttagtatggacaaagctaaagcggtgaatactccctttgctatgcactttagattgagtgttaagcatagtccttccacagaaaaggagaaggaagagatgcagaaaattccttactcttcagccgtgggtagtttgatgtacgcaatggtttgcacgagaccagacttggcttatgccgttggtacagttagtcggtttctttctaatccaggcagagagcattggaatgcagtgaagtggattatgagatatcttcgtggcacttccaacatgaaactttgtttcggcaatgagaaacctgttcttgttgggtatacagattcagacatggccggagacattgactcgaggagatctacttcaggttacttaatcacttatgcagggggagctgtggcatggcaatcgagactgcaaaagtgtgttgcattgtccaccaccgaatcagagttcattgcagcaaccgaagcgtgtaaggagatgctttggatgaagaagtttgtgcatgagcttggttttactcaggagaagtatgtcctgtactgtgatagccagagtgctattcatcttggtaagaactcaacttttcatgctagatctaagcatattgatgtgaggtaccattggatacgagatgttcttgaagctaagctgttagagcttgagaagatacacactaatgataatggtgctgatatgttgacgaaggccttaccaagaggaaagtttgaagcatgttgtttgacctccggtatggaggcattccccacatagttggagggggagatttgttgggtatgggtcccactatgtgggaaacccatagtttctgccataatgttttgtcaaaagccattttGGGGTTTTTAACGGGTGTTGGGCAGAAAATTTGAGcagagcaaaaaaaaaatatctcaaattaaaacagagagaaagagagaagaaaatttcagttttttcaagcttggtacagcagtgatcaactcttcgatcgaaggtccatccgtggttcgattgagctgatttttggacagcagctaggtgataaggtgttcttgactttgtacggtcggatttttcatccgagtcttgtagcgtcggaaatacccatttttcagcagctacgttttttggtgatgttctctcatttttctctcttttgctaaagattacatgttgttagccttgtcggagttgaatgcttgttgtaggcttgatattgtgatcttgtagtcgaacatttgatgatagtagagctctttatcggactctaaagtcccgtggttttttttacccttaatttaaaggggttttccacgtaaaaatatcggtgtctctatttatttttgttgtggttgcattagttgatttgtggttgattaaggttgctagagaacatatcttgtgctattgtgcttgccataatttttacaggagttataaggagagaaagaacaccggttgtgctttcgctttgtttcggttgttcggtttcttcccaacagtTTGAACATTAGATAAGTAATAAACTCAACTATTTCCCTCCTCTCTAGATAGTCTTATCCCCTACCTAATTTCACCGTTAATCAAATGAACCTTGCAGCACTAAAATCTCATAGATTACTTTTACTTATGTTTGCAATTAAATTGAGGTAACTTGTAAATTCAAACATCACAACTCTTGATGTATTAGGGATGGATTTCACAAACACCATACCATCTCAACTGGAAATCTTCTTTCCTTGCCAAACTCAACATTTGTAACAATAGTTTCTATGTTTGTTACCCATTGAGTAAACTAATTTGCATCGGTTAGAATATTTCAACTTTGGTAACAATAATTTCTGAAATTTAAAAGCTTGTATTTGTATAGTAACAACTTCACTAGTGTTATCCTTATCTACCCTAAGCAATTTCTCAAAACTAGAAATGTCAAAACTAGGTAACAATATTACCGTTGTAGGTCATCTACCGTCAGAAATATTTGATAACCTATCTAAATTGCAAATCTTAAAGATGAAGGCAATAAGATTTCGGGTAGAATTCCAAATAGTTTAATCTAGTGCAAAGAGTTGACATTTTTATCATTGTATAACAACTCTTTGGATGGAAGTATCCCTAtggaaattggaaattttacataATAATCAAGGGATGTTGTGCCTACATCCttggaatgaaaattttaaatatattgaagaatgattaaaagttattaaattcaattattcCTCTCCTTGTGACTTGCCTTATACCCACACAAAACCTTATGGTAGAAGTTGGCTTCTTCATCTTGGCTTTTGATCCATCATTTTTCTTTGGGTTCATCCACAATTATTGTTTGTTCTCAGCTTGAATTAATCAAAGTAATAATTTTCTTTGTGTTAAATGATTTTGAGATTTTGGGTGAAATATTGATGGTCACTCttgtttgttttatatatttcgaAACTTAGAGATTGACTTATCAagagaagatgatgatgatgatgagtatTAGTGAAGGGATAACAATAAACACAATCTAAagataagttaaaaaatataagtCAGTATTTTTTAGAAACAATCTAAAACTGTTTTTAGCCATAAGTTCAATATAAGAGAAACAGAGTACATGACTTCTctctaattacaaaaaaaataaagtgcATGGGTTCTATCATCAAGCTATTTTGACAAATTTGATTATATGTTTTACGTGAAAGCCTTTCGGCTATTAACAACTTGACTACTCTCGAGATCATAAATCTTTCTAATAAAAACATAACAAGTATAATATCATTTCTTATAACAGTTGATATTAAATAACAATGATTTAGAAGGGCAGATTCCTATAATAGCTaggaaattttcaagcttcatttggttatattttcataataattcttATTCAAGTTCTTACATGTGTAAATCTTAAATATATTTTCACCAGTAAAAAATTAGTTTCAAAACTAGTCATCTCTTTACAGGCCATCTACTATCAAGATGTTTGATAACATTTCTAAATTGCAATTATTAAGCTTGACACATAATCAAATTTCAGTAGAATTTCAAATAGCTTATTCAAGTGTAAAGAGTTGATGTATTTATCAATGCATAACAACTCTTTGGAGGGAATTATGCCTATAGAAATTGGAAACTTGACTATGCCCTACAACAAGCTCATTATCATGTGAGTTCTTACTAGTTTCTTTACTATTCAACTCCTCCGTCCCTTTTCACCTAGACTATATCTGGGGTCTAGCGATATTTTTGGGTTTCTAGTAGTCTATATGTGCAGATATATGTGTGTTTGTTGATTTCTTAGCAAAAAATTATATCAATACGGGGCTTATCACTATTATAAATGTTTGGCTTAAAATGCACATgtgtttttgataatttgtaGCGAGAGATAAATAGCAGTTTAGGGAAACATATTGTATGCAAAAGTATGAGTTGTTTGACATTAGCTAATCACTGCTAACTAATAAaagtttctaaaaaaatatatatttgttcagCTTCGATGATGTATATCCTATatttgaacaaaaatattaagCGTAAACTATTTTATTCCATCTAATTTTTATCGTCATTTGAGCTATAAATTTgagtaatataattaaaatatttttgggttGTCATAAGTAGTATAAAACTAAACAAAATTTGCATATTTAAAAATAGGTAATTGAAACAGACACTAATATgctcaacaaataaattaaaggtttgctaggaaaatatttataattttttactaatGTAATTATATGTTTCGGGTGAAATTCCTCTTGTTATTGGAAATTTAACTTCTCTCCAATCACTTTATCTTAGCAATAGCAAATTGACAAGTATAATTTCATGTTTCTGTTGGAGAATAAAACGTGAGAAAGATAGAATAATATGTAGGAAAGTTGCTCTCTTATTAATGAATTCTGAATGAGTAAAAAACAAAGAATAAATGCCTATATTTATAGGCTTACATGaaaactaacttaagataaaaataactaacaaATTATTTAGTCAAACTAGAAAATCTGAAACTACCAAGATACTACCAAGATTTTCTAAACATCCCAccaatattattttgaattattctcAACACTCCCCCTTAATTCAAAGTTGCAGACACCAAGTAAACTTCTAAAATAGCAAAACTTCTCTTTTGATAATGCTTTTGTTAACATATCTGCCAGCTGCTCTTCAGTGTTGCAATATTCCAAAGATATCTCCTCTTTTGCTACCaaatctcgaatgaaatgataacGAATATCTATGTGCTTTGTTCTACTATGAAATGTTGGATTCTTTGTCATAGAGATAGTGGATTTGTTGTCACAAAATATGGTAGTTGCACATTTCTGTTCTTGTTGGAGATCGGTTAACATtctccttagccaaatggcttgacaAGCTGTTGCAGTTGCTGCTACATATTCAGCCTCTGAGGTTGACAATGCTGTTGTAGCTTGCTTCTTAGAACTCCATGTGATCACCCCAGAACCTAGAGTAAAAACAAATGCTGATACACTTCTTCTATCATCTAGAGAACTTGCCCAATCACTGTCTGTGAACCCACACAATCTGAAATCTAAAGTTTTTGAGTACCATATGCCATACTCCGAAGTTCCAGCAATGTATCGCAAGACTCGTTTTGCTGCTCCATAATGAACCTTTGAAGGTTGCTGCATAAACCTGGAAATAACACCAACAGGAAATGCAATATCAGGTCTAGTGTGAGTCAAATAGATTAAACCTCCAACCAAGCTTCTAAACCTCCTTGCATCTACCATTTCTTCTCCATCCTCTTGCTGCAATTTTTCATTGATATTCATGGGTGTAGCTGCAGGCTTgcaattaagcatactaaatTTACTGAGAAGATCCTTGGCATATTTCCTTTGTGAGATAAAAATTCCATCATCAGCTTGATGAATTTCAAGACCGAGGAAATAATGCAATAAACCCATATCGgacatctcaaattcattcatcatttgagaCTTAAATTCATCAACAAGTAAGTTAGAGGAACTAGTATAAATGATATCATCAACGTAAAGACAAACAATGATGAAATCATTTTTACCTTCCTTTTTCACGTACAAGGTGGGCTCGTTCTCACTTCTCATGTACCCTTTCTTCTGAAAATACCCATCGATCTTGTTGTACCATTCTCGAGGGGCCTGCTTCAATCCGTACAACGCCTTTTTCAGCTTGTAAACTTTTGTTTCATTTCCCTTCTCTATGAAACCTTCTGGTTGTGTTACGTAAACTTCCTCTTGTAGATCTCCATTGAGGAACGCTGATTTGACATCAAACTGGTAAACAGGCCATTGCAATTGTGCAGCTATTGCTAGAACAAGCCTCACCATTTCGAACCGAGCTACTGGAGAGAAAGTTTCTTCGAAATCAATACCATATTGCTGTGCATAACCTTTCGCTACAAGACGAGCTTTGTGCTTTTGAATGCTTCCATCTGCACCGAATTTTGTCTTGAACACCCACTTCAAACCAATTGCATTTTTATCTTCCGGCAAGTCGACCATCTCCCAAGTTCTATTCTTTTCGATGGATTGTATCTCCTCCATCATTGCCTTTTTCCATTCTTCCTTATCAGCAGCTTCTTCATAATACTGAGGATCTGAAACGGCTAGGGCAAATTGGCAGGATGCATAAGTGTCATCAGCATATTTCGGATTTGGCTTTTTGACCCTTGTTGATCTCCTTAGTGGAATTGGCTCGTCAGAAGATTCTTCAAGTGTTGTAGATATTGCTGGTGCAGGCTCCTCCTTTTTATCTATAGAATCTTTGATGGGAAAAGAAATCTCCTGTTGTACCTGTTCTACACTCATATCCCAGCTTGCATTTTCATCAAACACTACATCTCTTCTACTTGTAAATTTTCCACTATGAGGGTTATACAATCTATATGCTTTGGATTGAGTACAATAACCAATGAAAATGCATTTTTCAGACTTTTCATCAAGCTTTTTACGAGCATGAGAATTTAATAAAGCGTATGCAACACACCCAAAAATTCTTAAATGACTTACATTAGGTTTCCTACCACACCAAGCTTCATATGGAGTTTTATTCATGACAGCCCTTGTTGGTGAGAGATTCAGTAGATAGACAGATGTTGCCACAGCGAAAAAGTATGAAAACTCAAATATCCCATCTAGTCATTCAACTCGTCACTTCTTTGATATTTCCATTCATTTTCTCCTCATCAATAACACCGTTGATTGTTTCCAATTATTGTACCCTAATCAACGACTTCTTTATTCTTCACTCGAGCTTcgtaaattagaaagaaaaatattcattgattcatcaaaagaTTTAATAATTTGTTGAATGTCATGTGGCATGGTTTCCGACTTAAAtttttgtatatatgtacaaatacGTTTGTTTTTTACCCATGTCTCAATGTGCCGTTGGCGTGGTTTTcttgttaaattttgaaaatgatagaTTTAGTTTtttaactttacaaaatagttattttgACTTTCTATTTATCTTTTTCCGTTTTAGTTTTTGAACTTACAGTGCTatcaaatcatttcaataaaaaagttaacatttgttaaatttattaacgTGACATTAATATTGTAATTCATATATATGTCACATCAGcgattaattaaatattttaattttaaaatatttttttattttttaaaattaaaaattattaattggtGACATGACATCTACGTGTATGTCGcgtcaaaaaaattaatagaagtGTTAACTAtattaagtattttattaagtaaatttatttgatgattaaattttacattaaaataatttaagattAGAATTTTAATTTGCTGCCcttttgaattgaaaaaaatattgaatcaCCTACCCTTTAGATTTACCTTATTATTAATGTGTTGAATTAACTGTTGCTCGCCATGCAAAATTGATATTATGGAATAGGAGAGATATAGAGTACATGAATTTTTTTAGCTTTGATTACAGACTACATTGTTGATATTATATGTTCcagatttataaaaaaaaaacttagtaaattttgatgattttaattatatattttaaatgaaattctATCAGTTATCAGTAACTACTTTGGAGTTAGAAAATTGTAAGAAGATTggtataataaaatatcaataatttgaataacaaattcattaaattcagtataccaaatatgataatttgattattaaactgGTTTGCACCTCTACTCTACACTCAAccaaatttaacataatttattatgataaaaaaactatttattaTGCTATAATTTAGGTTCCAAAAAATGTTAACTCATAAAAAAACATTGTCAAGACCCAAGACAGGAGTTAGAAtgaatatttatatctttttatatttttatatttttcattttaaatttatattttcagtTGAGAATTTCATAACACTATAACAACAAAAGGTTAGATGTTGTGAAATAAactaataattcattttatacactTCATCcatgtgtatatattttaaatcttatttatttacattttttgttCCAAATAAAgttgaatttataaatattattttatttagaaaaaagtaTGAATATTATTGTgtcttatatttaaaatattattatattatttttttcagtaaagatttttatataaaaatctaaacaagATAGAAATACCCTCAAATAGGGGCATAGCTACTAGCTAGGGACTGGTAGGGACCCCAgtccccctaaaatagaaaaatattcatttaagctttttaattattttaaaattttaaattagtaaaagtaaaattgcactttgccccttaaatatgataaatatttgatttaatcctttaaaattataaagatatataaggtattaaaatggtaaaattatttttactatagtaaattacaatttaatttcgacccctaaaatttctttttatatcttgtcatataaacttaaaatttatattttaaattctttcattttcattttttttttcttttaagccATTTTTTGTACTTCTTTTTCATTAATTTCGTATAGATATTCTAATTATcttaaatttataaatacaaaaaattattattctCAACTTGGCAGCATTGCTAACCCAACCAAATTATTTgtgtaaacaatatatatatataaacaaacatGCAAAGTCTCTTGAATTAATGAAAATGATAATGAGTATTgactatttttctatttttccatagcaaaaatttttactattaatacaattttatcatttataagtAAGacttctaatttcactaaaagtatttttattaagaaaatttatttaaaaaaataataaaaaaatttatttaaattattaagcTTATAGTGCTCAAattaaaagcaatatatatatatatatataaatataagagAAGCTTATAGTGctaaaaaagagagagtaaaggttacttaaaaattattagtaaacttacaaagatttaattatatgtttctaGTGAAATTCCTTAAGTTATGTTTATCTCTTTTATAACAAATTATTAAGTATAGTTtcacttttttctattttttatacatttatgCAAACCctttttattgttaaataatagaaataaaaatttctTTAGAAGATAGTAGTAGTTTCCTTGGATATATTACAACCTAAAAGTTATTTTCATGCATCTAAAAATAGTTAGAGGTAGTCTAGTAAATTAACCAATTATTTTTATTGCTTATACACATGTTACATGTATTAcatcaaaaatataattttacattttttgttcCGAAGAATCTTCAAACCCCTAATTCTAACTCTATTTCAATTGTATCTTCAAAGGCGAATTCAAACACTACCACCTTCATTGCAATGGTTTGAAGtttcatataataatttaattagaaaaatccctTCCTCAATAAACAATTTGACTTCTCTTATGGATCTTAGTCTATCTAAGAATAATTTGGATGGAACAATTCTAGATTGCATTGGAAACATGAGTTCTTTAGAAAGTAGTATAGCAATTTCCTTCAGTAGATTATAATCTAAAAATGGTTAGTAGTAGTGTATCATAAATAtagttattttacaatttttgtttCAAAGAATCTTCAAACCCCTAATTCTAACTCTATTCCATTTTTATCTCCTAGGGAGAATCCCAACACCACCACCTTCATTGCAATGGTATGGAGTGTCATACAATAACTTAATTGGAGAAATCCCTTCCTCAATATGCAATTTGACTTCTCTTATGGGTTTCTTTCTGTCTGAGAATAATTTGGAAGGAACAATTCCGGAGTGTTTTAGAAACTTGAGTTCTTCTCTCTTACAATTTGATTTAGAGGATAATAATTTTCATGGTCAAATACCACAAATTTTTGCTAAAGGTTGCATGTTGAAAAGTTTGCGCATCAACAAAAATGAATTAGAAGGGTCAATACCACAATCTTTGAGTAATTGCGAAGATTTAATCCTTCTTGATGTTGGAAACAACAATTTGAATGACACTTTCCCAAATTGGTTAGGAAATTTGGATCAGTTACAAGTTCTTATCTTGAGATCAAATAGATTTTACGGCCAAGTGGATAGCTTTGATGTTACAGTTTCCTTAACTCATTTGCGTATCATTGATCTTTCTCACAATAACTTCAGTGGTTACATACGTacctttttttttgaacatttgcATGCCATTAGAGAAGGGTATGAGAAAAAAGTTGAACCAAAGTACATGGAAGATGTAATTGGTGATATTACGGTGAATTATGCTTCTGATTTATCTATTACAGCAAAAGGGTTGGAAACAGAGTTTCAAGAACTATTATCCATTTGGACGATTATTGACCTTTCTAGTAATCAATTCTCGGGAGAAATTCCAAAAATACTGGGTGAGCTTCATTTACTTATTGTCCTAAACCTCTCCCATAATTGTTTAATAGGACCTATCCCATCATCTTTAGGTAATTTGTCAGAGCTTGAATCATTAGATCTCTCATCAAACAAGCTGGAAGGAAGAATTCCAACAGAGTTAAGAAATCTTGGATTCTTAGAGGTGTTAAACCTTTCTCAAAATAATCTCAAGGGACCCATTCCTCAAGGCAAACAATTTGATACTTTCGCTAATGATTCCTACATGGGAAATTTGGATTTATGTGGTTTGCCATTATCAAAAAGCTGTGATACTGAGGAGGAAACTCCAGCCATATTTGATagtgatggtgatggtgatggtgagGAATTGAATTGGAAATTTTCAGTAGTGATGGGGTATGGATGTGGGTTGGTGTTGGGAATAAGCATGGCATAC
It includes:
- the LOC121210088 gene encoding receptor-like protein 9DC3: MGFFLSENNLEGTIPECFRNLSSSLLQFDLEDNNFHGQIPQIFAKGCMLKSLRINKNELEGSIPQSLSNCEDLILLDVGNNNLNDTFPNWLGNLDQLQVLILRSNRFYGQVDSFDVTVSLTHLRIIDLSHNNFSGYIRTFFFEHLHAIREGYEKKVEPKYMEDVIGDITVNYASDLSITAKGLETEFQELLSIWTIIDLSSNQFSGEIPKILGELHLLIVLNLSHNCLIGPIPSSLGNLSELESLDLSSNKLEGRIPTELRNLGFLEVLNLSQNNLKGPIPQGKQFDTFANDSYMGNLDLCGLPLSKSCDTEEETPAIFDSDGDGDGEELNWKFSVVMGYGCGLVLGISMAYIVFTIGKPWWLIRIIEREKLTLRRVQQLANRTKNIIAWWASLMAMFPDVLMIGALVCKDSEEATNGSPNRRRDSGESPFVDASTTWLRRCQTHGGEGHARGVVVVVRKVAHGWPSVRRLKAWGSKLGFAENGPRRPPMVHPTAAVTPVSLPSSTQARRGSGGVRRMEEKGMRGVWWW